The genomic interval CCCCTGATCGCCAGCCTGATCGCGGACGCGTGGTCGTGGCGGGTGGTGTTCTGGGGGCTGACTCCCGTCCTCGCCGTCGTCGCGCCGCTGTGCGTGCTGCCGCTGCGGGGAGGGGAGAGGCGGGCGCCCGCGTCTGCCGACCCGCCCCTGTTGTGGCCCGCGCTGGGGCTGACCCTGGCGGCGGGGGCGCTCGTCGAGGGGCTGCGCCGCCCGGACGCGCTGGCCGTGCCCCTGGCCGTGCTCGGCATGGGCGGCATCCTCCTCGCGTCGCGCCCGCTCTTCCCGGCGGGGATGTGGCGCCTCGCCCCCGGGCTGCCCGCGGGGCTGATGCTGCGGGGCTGGGCGGCCTTCGGGCTGCTCGGGATGAACACCTTCCTGCCGCTCGCCCTGCACGAGTTGCGCGGCCTGAGCCTCACCCAGGCGGGCTGGCTGCTGAGCGTCGGCGGCGCGACGTGGACCCTGGGCTCGTGGGCACAGGCGGCCCTGGAGCGGCGCCTCGGCCCCGCCTCCCGCCCGGCGCGCATTCGCCTGGGGATGGTGGGCGTCTGCATGGGTCTGCTCGTCACGGCCCTCGCGGTGCTGGGGCACCTGCCCCTCTGGGCCGCCTATGCGGGGTGGATCGTGGCCGACTTCGGCATGGGGGTGGGCTACAACAGCAACAGCCTGCTCGCCCTGTCGAGCGTGCGCCCCGAAGCCTCCGGGCGGCTCTCCGGCCAACTGGCGAACATCGAGGTCCTGATGACGGCGGTGGCGGCGGGGACGGCGGGCGCGCTGCTCGCGCGGGTCCAGCCGCTGGACCGGGCCTTCACGCTCGCCTTCCTGGTCACCCTGCTGGGCTCCCTCGTCACGTGGGCGGCGGCGGGGCGGCTGAGGGGGAGGGGCGGCTGAGGCCGGGGGCGGCGAGGCGCCCCTCCCGCATCGTTACACGGCCACCCATCTCCACGGCCGGGCTTCGCTAGCCTGCGGGCGTGTCCTACCTGGAGGTCAAGGAGCAGTTGGCCGCCCCCTTTCCGGCCCGGCGCGTCTCGTGGAAACCGCAGGCGCTGAGCCGGGATCGCTCGTCGGCGCTGATGGTGGCCTTCATCGACGCCCGGACGGTGATGGAGCGCCTCGACGCCGTGTGCCCGGGCGACTGGGCCTTCGACGTGAAGCTCTTCCCCGGCACGCCCCCCACCGCCCGGGGCCGCCTGACCGTCCTGGGCCTCACCCGCAGCGACGT from Deinococcus aestuarii carries:
- a CDS encoding MFS transporter, encoding MSVPSARSSASAPPHIPRALSAGLLLVVLVVAFESMAVGTVLPRVADDLRGLALYGWASSAFLLSSLFGAVVFGTFSDRRGPALGAALCLAVFALGLLVAGLAPSMFVFVLGRLVQGFGAGGLAALPFAVISTRFPEASRAPMLAALSGAWLLPALVGPLIASLIADAWSWRVVFWGLTPVLAVVAPLCVLPLRGGERRAPASADPPLLWPALGLTLAAGALVEGLRRPDALAVPLAVLGMGGILLASRPLFPAGMWRLAPGLPAGLMLRGWAAFGLLGMNTFLPLALHELRGLSLTQAGWLLSVGGATWTLGSWAQAALERRLGPASRPARIRLGMVGVCMGLLVTALAVLGHLPLWAAYAGWIVADFGMGVGYNSNSLLALSSVRPEASGRLSGQLANIEVLMTAVAAGTAGALLARVQPLDRAFTLAFLVTLLGSLVTWAAAGRLRGRGG